GCTGCTTCGGCCCGGTGGTCGGTCGCCTCGCTTCCATGACTGTAGCTGCGCGCAGGCTCCAGTCTGTCGGCTGCCGGCCCTGTATCTTGGGCTGCCGGAGCTGCCCCCGATTCAGGATGCCGGGCGTCCAGCGTTTCGCGTTGGATCAGGCGCCGAACCTTGGACAGAAGTTCGTCAGGATGGTAGGGTTTACGGATGTGGTCGTCGGCTCCGAGTTCTAGACACTTGTCGCGCAACGCCAGCGAGTGCGAACTCGAAGCCGAGAAGAGGATTACCGGAACGGCACGGGTAGCAGGGTTCTGCTTGATGAACCGGCAGACCTGATAGCCGTCGAGCTTAGGCATCTTGAGGTCCAGCAGAACCAGGCTTGGTTTCAGCTTACGCAGGAGGGTCAGTGCTTCCTCACCATCCGCTGCCGTCCTGACCCGGAAGCCGTTAGCCTCTAGCCGGGTTCGAGTGACGAGACTGACGTTAGCTTCGTCCTCAGCTAGAAGGATGAGTGGTCGTTCGCGATTTGGCATTGCGCAGTTCCTTTCTGAGTTCCGTCAGCAGTTTACTTGGTTCATCGGTGAGCGCGAACCGACAGCAGCTGACAAGAATGTCTAGTTCAACTACCCGGTTGCGAGCAACGAATGTTGCACCGGCCAGGGTGTCAGTGATGCGGGCTGTCTGCAATTCAAGCTGGTCGGGTGTGCCAACGAGTAGTGCCAGAATCTCATAGTCGTCCGGGAGGACTTGGTAGTCATGGACTGGTGGCTCAGCCTCTTGAAGACGCTGAACAACCTCGTTGAGCACGTCGTCACGGTGTCCTCCGGTTTGTTCCCGGCCTGCCGGGTCTTGGACCCGGACGAGCAACAGTGCCTGGGCTTTCTCGAATCCCGGCTGTGAGAGACGTTCGAGCAGCGCGCCCACCCGTGTCATCGTAGTATCAAGCGGCAGGGTGAAAGAGAACGTGCTGCCGGCTCCTGGCCGGCTTTCGAACCATATGCGGCCACGGTTCATGGCGACCATCTCCTTGGTGAGTGCTAGACCGAGCCCGGTGCCGGTTGGTCGGGTGCCGTCTCGACGATGAACTTGGTGGAACTTCTGAAACATGCCAGCATGTTCAGTCGCCGGAATACCAATACCCGAGTCGGTGACGCTGACCACCGCTTCTTCCCCTTCAACGCGCGCCCGGACTACGACTCCTCCGTGGTCAGTGAACTTGATAGCGTTGCTGAGCAGATTGGCGAGCACGCGGCGCAGCATGCGTTCGTCCGCCAGCACGGGACGCGGCATTGGACCGGTCGCTACATCGAGTGTAAGTCCCTTTTGCCTGGCAACCGGCTGGAAAGCAGCGCAGGCTTCTTCCAAGAAGGCACTAAGCTCGATTGACACTGGACGCCTCTCAAGGCGGCCGGCTTCAATCTTCGACAAGTCTAACAGGTCGTTGACGATGTCGGCAAGACGACGGGCATTGGCAAGCGCCAGGTCTAGAAAACGTCCCTGAATTGCTGTTACCGGCCCTAGTGTCTGGTCGGCGACGAGGCTGACGCCCTCAGTGATTGCGGTGAGTGGCGTGCGCAGTTCATGAGAAACCATGGAGACGAAGTCACTCTTAGCTGCGCTGAGCTTCAGTAGTTCGAGGTTGGCTTTCTTGAGTTCCTCAGCCTGGGTGGCAATCTGTTCTCTTTGAGACGTGAGTTCTTCATTCAGCCGGGTCAGCTCACACGACTTGGCCTCGGACGCCTCCTGGGCGTGCTTGATGTCGGTGAAGTCAGCGAATATCGCCACAAAGCAGACAATCGTGCCGGCTGCGTCCCGCAGGGGGGTCATTGTGTTCTCAACGAAGTGGAGGTCGCCGGACGCGACCAAGTGCTGGTGCTGAACCCGACAGGTCGTGCCGGTTGCCAGGCAGTTCTTTATTGGGCAAACCTCGCCCTGTAGGTGGCAGGGGGTGGCATAACGGTGAATCACCTCGTAACACCGTCGTCCCGCTATTGCGCGCGGCGCAGCTTGACATAGATTGGCGAACGCCGGGTTCACCTGCTGGATGACGTAGTCAGAATTGACGATCATGATGCCCACGGCGATGTTTGAGAATACTGCCTCAAAGTACTGGCGCACGCGTTGGTTCTCAGCGTCCTCCTCGTAGCTTGAGGTGACGTCGAGTACCAGCGACAGGAACTCGTGGGAAGTGTGTGGTGCTCCGTACGAAACCAGACGCAGACGACGACCGCTACCATCAAGCGGAGCAAAGTCGGTAGCTGCCCGACCGGAGTTCTTGAGACTCTCGAGGTGGGCGGTGAGCATGTCCGGGTCTGGGAGCAGCTTGGCCAAGATAGGATATTGGGAACCAGCGAGCAGACGACGGCACGCCTGATTGTATCTGAGCAGCGAGCCGGAGCGGGCGTCAAAGGTGAAAACCGGCAGGTCAGCTCCGGCAAGTATGCTCGCAAGTTCTCTGATGCCGTCGCCGGTCCGACCCCCGGCATCAAACAGTGCCTGCTCGATGACAATGAATAGCCGTTCAGGTCGACATGGCTTCTCGAGGTAGCTGTATGCGCCCTCGCTCATCGCGCGTACCGCTGTATCAACGGTGGCGTGTCCGGTGAGGAGAATCACGGGTACTCCGGGCAAGGCGAGTTTGACTCGGGCCAACAGCTCGATACCGTTCATGTCCGGTAGTTTTAGGTCCAGCAGAATGAGGTCATAACGCTCGCGTTCGACTGCGGCAAGTGCCTCGGCTGCGCAGAAAGTGGGGTCGGCGCGGTATCCCCTTGCCTCGAGTATGTCAACGAGAGTCTGGCAGAAGCCCTCGTCATCGTCAACGGCCAGAATCCTGGGTCCGAGCGACTGGTGTTCTCTTGGCTGGCTGTGGGAAGCGGTTGCTTGTTCCCTCACTTTGTATGTCACTTGGCTACTTCCGGCTGACTAGTGTTATGGTAATCGCTAGGTTTACGACCGTGGCCACGGTACTGATGATCGGTAAATTCCTCTGTATCCTGCTCCAGAACGATTCCGGGACGACAACGACGTCGCCAGGTGCGAGGAAGACCGGCTCGGCCTGCGCCGTGAGACGTCCCAGGTTAAGATATGTTCTTGACCGGTCGAGCTCACGAATGAGCAACACGCGCGAGAGGTCGGCTCCCGGTGCAGGTCCTCCCGCAGAGGAAATGAGCTCGAGGACGTCAGGCGTCCCGGGAAGGTAGTAGAGGCCGGGATTGTTCACCTGACCCCACACCGCGGTTCGGACCGATGCCGACGCAGTAATACTTGCTAAACCGTCCCCTGAATTCGATCCGCAGGGAATGCCGGCGAGCAGGATAGTGATCGAGACTGTTACTATGTTCATTAGTCCCCCGGTTTTGCAGACAGGCCGTGCCTAGTCGCGGGGCAGGCCGTTGAACTGGCATTGCCGGTCCAGTCCTTCTTTCAGTTTCTGTCGCTCCAGTTTGCGAGCGTAACCGTTGTCTCGACTGTCGCGAATCCACAGGTCTGGCAATAGCGAAGAAGTGATTCGTCGCCCGGTCGGGCAACTACTACGGCGAGCCGAACTCCACGGCTCTTGAACATGTCAAGGGAATCTGAGACCAGACGCAGCGCAACGCCGTTGTTGCGGTATTCCGGAGCCGCGGCTACGAAGTCAACGGTCCCGACGCCGAACCCAAGGTAACGTACCGCTTCTTCACGAACGTGGCCGGCCAGTAGCCCGGCGGGCCGGCCGCTGTCGGAGGCAAGAAGAAGTTCCTGGGTGGCATAGCTTGCGAGCCAGTCGCGGTGAACCCGGCTCTTTGTCGGGGCCGGCAGGTGGTAGTCCCAACCCAGGATACCGTCCGGTACTTCGGCCGCGGTCGCTTCTAGGAATCCGGCAAGTTCACCAGGACGTGCGCGTTCGACTTCATAGCCGACCTCCGGAGTGCTGCGCGATTGATAATCGAGCAGGTCCAGGGCCATCACGACTGTACTCTGGGTTGCGATGAAACCGCTACGTTCGAGCGCGTTTAGACCGGACAGGTCGGTATGTGCAAGCTGAGCCACAAAGCAGACCCGGCCCGGTGCACTACGAACGGTCTCACGCACGAGCATAGCCTTGACTATTGTCTGCATCTCCGGACTGCCAGCGGCAAACAGGTGAGTCACTCGAAAGGTCCTAACCCCCAGCTCGTGCGACGCCCAGTTGTCCGGCCTGGTTACGCAGAGTCCGACCATTTCTCCGCCGAGGTCATACGCCTTTGCGAAACCACCAGCGTCAATCGCTTCCTGGACTCCGTGCAACAGATAGTCCACTACCGCGCTCTGACGTTCTGGAGGTAGGGCCCAGCCGAAAGGCCTGTGCGGTTGAGATGCCATGAATTTCTTGAGCGAATCGCAGTTTTCGAGGTTTAGTAGTTCCGCGAACATTCTCCACCCCCTGGTTGAAACCCCTCTTCTTGGTGACCACGCTGACCAGAGTACCGCCCGGTTCTTTGGGGCAGCAGGATAGCAGGCCACCTCGATATTCCATTAGACCATTTCCCTCGCGTCCTTTTATGCAACCCGCGTTCCAACGGTCTCGCAAATAGTAACTTCGGGTATTTGAGCGTGTTAGCCAAGTAGACGCCTGCCCCCAACTGCCCCTTAAGGTAACCCTCGCTGGAGAGTACAAATGTAACTGGTTGGAATTTGATAGGTTATCAGGTGCGACACTTGCCTCAGGGTGTAGCGGCTCGTACGTCGAATTACGCCGAAAACGTGCAGTGCGGCAGTTTGCGAACGCTCTAAAGGCCTGAGCAAGCTGGTGTCGTGCAAGAGCGGTCCGGATTCCGGGTGTCAGCTAGACGGAACGTAGTCCTATCTTGCTTTCTTGTGACTTTCATTGCAGTTCTGCGTCGGTTCTCGGGACGTGGCTCCGCAGCTTGCAAAGTCGGCATAACTAGATACACTGTCGTACAGTGAAGCCGTTTGTTGTGCAAACTGTCGGCGCCAGCTGCTGCTTTGCGGCCGTGTTTCTGTTTCTGGGTGCTGGCTGCGAGCGAACCGGGCCGCCGACAATCGAGTACTTCGTCGGTGACACCGTAGTCAACGCTGTTGATAGCGCAGTCTATGACTGTGCGGCCTGGGATTGGGGCAACCGACCGATATCCTACGACTGGTCGTGTTCTCGTGGGCTTCTGGCGTGGGATTCGGCGTTCAGGGTGAAGTGGTATTCGCCGGAATCATCGGGGCCGGCTACGCTCAGGTGCTTGGTCCAGGACCAGGACGGGCTGACTGCA
The DNA window shown above is from candidate division WOR-3 bacterium and carries:
- a CDS encoding SLBB domain-containing protein, whose amino-acid sequence is MNIVTVSITILLAGIPCGSNSGDGLASITASASVRTAVWGQVNNPGLYYLPGTPDVLELISSAGGPAPGADLSRVLLIRELDRSRTYLNLGRLTAQAEPVFLAPGDVVVVPESFWSRIQRNLPIISTVATVVNLAITITLVSRK
- a CDS encoding GNAT family N-acetyltransferase — translated: MFAELLNLENCDSLKKFMASQPHRPFGWALPPERQSAVVDYLLHGVQEAIDAGGFAKAYDLGGEMVGLCVTRPDNWASHELGVRTFRVTHLFAAGSPEMQTIVKAMLVRETVRSAPGRVCFVAQLAHTDLSGLNALERSGFIATQSTVVMALDLLDYQSRSTPEVGYEVERARPGELAGFLEATAAEVPDGILGWDYHLPAPTKSRVHRDWLASYATQELLLASDSGRPAGLLAGHVREEAVRYLGFGVGTVDFVAAAPEYRNNGVALRLVSDSLDMFKSRGVRLAVVVARPGDESLLRYCQTCGFATVETTVTLANWSDRN
- a CDS encoding ATP-binding protein, which translates into the protein MREQATASHSQPREHQSLGPRILAVDDDEGFCQTLVDILEARGYRADPTFCAAEALAAVERERYDLILLDLKLPDMNGIELLARVKLALPGVPVILLTGHATVDTAVRAMSEGAYSYLEKPCRPERLFIVIEQALFDAGGRTGDGIRELASILAGADLPVFTFDARSGSLLRYNQACRRLLAGSQYPILAKLLPDPDMLTAHLESLKNSGRAATDFAPLDGSGRRLRLVSYGAPHTSHEFLSLVLDVTSSYEEDAENQRVRQYFEAVFSNIAVGIMIVNSDYVIQQVNPAFANLCQAAPRAIAGRRCYEVIHRYATPCHLQGEVCPIKNCLATGTTCRVQHQHLVASGDLHFVENTMTPLRDAAGTIVCFVAIFADFTDIKHAQEASEAKSCELTRLNEELTSQREQIATQAEELKKANLELLKLSAAKSDFVSMVSHELRTPLTAITEGVSLVADQTLGPVTAIQGRFLDLALANARRLADIVNDLLDLSKIEAGRLERRPVSIELSAFLEEACAAFQPVARQKGLTLDVATGPMPRPVLADERMLRRVLANLLSNAIKFTDHGGVVVRARVEGEEAVVSVTDSGIGIPATEHAGMFQKFHQVHRRDGTRPTGTGLGLALTKEMVAMNRGRIWFESRPGAGSTFSFTLPLDTTMTRVGALLERLSQPGFEKAQALLLVRVQDPAGREQTGGHRDDVLNEVVQRLQEAEPPVHDYQVLPDDYEILALLVGTPDQLELQTARITDTLAGATFVARNRVVELDILVSCCRFALTDEPSKLLTELRKELRNAKSRTTTHPSS
- a CDS encoding response regulator, which translates into the protein MPNRERPLILLAEDEANVSLVTRTRLEANGFRVRTAADGEEALTLLRKLKPSLVLLDLKMPKLDGYQVCRFIKQNPATRAVPVILFSASSSHSLALRDKCLELGADDHIRKPYHPDELLSKVRRLIQRETLDARHPESGAAPAAQDTGPAADRLEPARSYSHGSEATDHRAEAA